CAGTTCCCGCGCGACCACCGTAAGTCGATTCGGATCAATCTGGCACAGATCATCCAACGTTCGGTTAACGCGACGCGGGCTTTCGAACAGGATCAGCGTGCTGTCCACCGCCAGCCAGCGCCGCAGCCAGGTCTGGCGTGCCGTCGCGGTGGACGGCGGAAAGCCCAGGAACAGGAACCGGTCGCTCGGCAGGCCCGACAGGCTCAGCGCGGCCAGCGCGGCCGACGGGCCCGGCAGGGCATGGACCCGCGCCCCCGCCTCGGCCGCGTCCAGCGCCAGGCGATAGCCCGGATCGGCGACCAGCGGCGTCCCCGCATCCGAGGCATAGGCGACGCTGGCGCCCTGCGCCAAGGCCGCCAGCAGCGCGGGCCGCGCCCGTTCGCCGTTATGGTCGTGATAGGCCAGCACCCGCCTGCCCCGAAGCGGGATGCCGTGGATCTCCATCAGGTGGCGCAGCACGCGGGTATCCTCGGCCGCCAGCACATCCGCGCCGTTCAGCACGTCCAGCGCGCGCAGCGTGATGTCGCGTGCGGCCCCGATGGGCGTCGCCACCAGATAGAGCCCCCCCTCCAGCCGCGGGGCCTCGATCTGGGCGGCCAGGCGGCGGGGGGCTTCGGCGGGTGCCTTGTCGTTGCGGTCGGTCATCCTGCCTCCGTGGGCCTCCGGTCGGGGCCGGGGCTGATTGCCAATCCTGCGCACAGGTCCTAGGCTGACGCCAGTCTTGCGTGCCATTCCATCCAGCAGGGAAATTTCACATGTCCGCCTTCGCCACAACCCGGCCGGGCCGCGGCCTGGGCCGCGCCCTTCTGAAAGCCGCAGCGGTCGCATCGGCCCTGTTCCTGGCGGCCTGCGACACGACCGAGGCCATCAGCCAGGCCGGCGGGCGCGAATTCGGCCCGCTGATCGACCCGGCCCAGCCCGTGCGCGTGGCCCTGCTGGCGCCCGGCGGCACCGGATCGCAGGATCTGGAATGGCTGGCGCGCAGCCTCAAGAACGCCGCCCGCATGGCCGCGGCCGATGCCCAGGGGGCGGCGATCGACCTGCGCATCTATGACGCGGGCGCATCGACCGAGGCCGCGGTGGCCCAGGCCAATGCCGCGGCCGATGCCGGCGCCCAGATCATCCTGGGGCCGCTTTTCGCCGAGGGCGCCAATGCCGTGGGCAACGCCATGGCCGCGCGCAACATCAACGTGCTGACATTCTCGAACAACACCCAGGTGGCGGGCGGCAACGTCTTCATCCTGGGCAACAGCTTCGCCAACATCGCCGACCGGCTGGTCGGCTATGGCGCCCGTCAGGGCAAGCGCAACCTGCTGGTCGTGGCCGAGGACGACAT
Above is a genomic segment from Paracoccus aestuarii containing:
- the rsmI gene encoding 16S rRNA (cytidine(1402)-2'-O)-methyltransferase, with protein sequence MTDRNDKAPAEAPRRLAAQIEAPRLEGGLYLVATPIGAARDITLRALDVLNGADVLAAEDTRVLRHLMEIHGIPLRGRRVLAYHDHNGERARPALLAALAQGASVAYASDAGTPLVADPGYRLALDAAEAGARVHALPGPSAALAALSLSGLPSDRFLFLGFPPSTATARQTWLRRWLAVDSTLILFESPRRVNRTLDDLCQIDPNRLTVVARELTKKFEEVIRGPAIELAADPRIPTLKGEVVMVLDRPTPAAPDADRVRDLLRAKMDRMSVKDAAREVALELGLPRRELYQRALEMGNGNDGDDGDD